gcactgagctggccggcatccaacggtgttaatgtctaacttcaaccaatccaagacgttgagcaaccattcactgtCTTttgtgagttgatatctcccaacagacctggttgaactccactggttactgcttctcactagaactccagtaaatatatatatcaatatggGGTGTGGAGATTACTATGttcttgattgagatcatgaaccgtttgatgttagatcactattgaaaacttgaaagcattgGATATATGTTTCATGTAAGTGTAAGatccctcagcagtgtgcatccacgatcccgtcctacgggattcgaacccaggatttatTAATATTAGCTTAGCCTTACTATTATTACACTATCTGATATTATGTATTTAAACATTATCATTAAGAAATGAATCAGAAATTTTCCTTGACGAAATCATTTTCAGCTAATATATCCacataaatatttcaaaaatatataaatttacttatctaatagttgaattcacgagtcaatttatgctagaccaccaccatTGACAATGTGAAAGCACTAAGTGACTGTTtcctcctagtatggaactcctaagAAGTGTGCATCAATGATTCCGCATAACGGACATTTGTGTAAAAATAATTAACACAGTAGTTCATTATCACTTAATAGAGTTTTCAGCTTTTAatcattaaatattttttttattttatttaagcacataaatattggtaaaaggaAGCACCTAATAcgtatgcaccgcacaaatctcattcgatttgtgtgagggctatgatactgcccgggtagccgaactgaagcaggtggtttgcttaggaggccacacccggagcctttgacctgaggGTATGATCCACAaagtagtggagcatcgtgaggagatgcagtcccatggtagtcggtgaccaacgattgattcatacgccatttgttccctcagaatactggagcgcatgtgcaccattggtttggaatcagggttttccaactcccttaagtGGTCTTCCCGTATCCATCAACACGAATAGAGAGCCCGACATTCGtattccgtcctctcaattcggtaaacaacacccccaacatgagaaggcagtgagtaggacttctctgacacgggttgtatacgcgtggccgtgtaagCTCATAATATAGAATGAAAATTGTTCAAATACAATCTGAATTTTTACAATGAAAAAATATaaatccataataataataataaatatcatacTTAGTGAATAAGTTGTATGGTGTTGAAATTCTAATCGAAGTATATAAGGTTCAAATTTTAATGTGAGTATTAATATCTGAATTAAAGCATATCTGACTGATAAAttgcaaataaataatattaaatatacAACTTGTATCTGACTTTTAATTGCAAGCaatattgaaatattcattcaaaaagCCTATAAATTGACAGATACCAATTAACTGgaccctaaatgccctggtacagctgagagcggagagagtacgctctccctctcgaattgctctcacatggtcacgtgtatatagcctctaccatggaagtcctactcactgccttctcatgtcgggggtgttgtttaccgaattgagaggacggaataCGAATGTCGGGCGCTCTAACCGTGTTGATGGATACGGGAAGACCacttaagggagttggaaaaccctgattccaaaccaatggtgcacatgcgctccagtattctgagggaacaaatggcgtatgaatcaatcgttggtcaccgactaccatgggactgcatctcctcacgatgctccactacttTGTGGATCATACcctcaggtcaaaggctccgggtgtggcctcctaagcaaaccacctgcttcagttcggctacccgggcagtatcatagccctcaaacaaatcaaatgagatttgtatgacgcatatatatctgatgcccctttgtaccaatatttgtgctcaaataacaataataataataacgagcTCACTTAAGTTGGGAATATATGTTGGTGAATTCTAATACGATGATCTCAAACTATCCTGCTGGTTATATAATCTTAGTCTGCATGCGATACAGTGTTGTAAGTAcgtactactgaagagtccttGCCTGATGcactaattgtttttttttttggtttccgTTTTGTCTTTAATCAATTCCAAATGTTGATGATAGCTAACTCTACTTTTCGTTCATAATTCATATATCAATAAATTCTGTTTGTAAATTACAACTAATAACCTTtgacctttattattattttaatcaaactgttaattatattattaaaattgttttaataaagcaaacaatttttttttagaaatgatAACCCGTATATTTAACTGTTTATACAATAATCTTTAACAGGCTAAATGATTTTGAAAGCCAATATGCTCTGTATCCATTAttacagtttttttttcttttttttttgtcatatgcttaattattcatttgattttcttttctttttttcttttttttatttgtctgataatatattcttattatagGAATGTCCAAAATCTATTCAGAATCCAAGTAAGAACTTATATATTGaatcatttaatttataataattgGATTATTATGTATTTGAAATTGTTATTGAAAATGATCTTTTGTTTTACACAAACTAAACAATTCAATTtatcttatagttgaaatcatgagtcaattgaagctagaccaacatggaaaacctggaagcactggacagccgtttcatccgattgtgggacttctcagcagtaagCATTCATGATCccgactcgtgagattcgaatcaAGAACCTATCAGTCTGGAGCGCGAGactgtgagatatcaactcactgaagacattggtgaaatggttgctcaatttcgtcgattgtttgaagttagccattaacaccatcggatgccggccagctcagtggtctagtggttaagcgctcgcgtgcgagactgacaagtcctgtgttcgaatctcatgaggcgggatcgtgaatgcgcaccaCCGAGGAGTCCAACAACAGGACAAGACGGCCTTGAAGCAAggtttccaggttctccatgatggtctagcttcaattgactcatgatttcaactatataaagttactgaaatctccacaaaacccccttctaataatttaatttatcaatAAGAATTTAAACCTTATTGTTGAAAATCTGTTTTATCTACAAAGAAATCATAATCGATACCTTGATTTCAATAGTGTAGTGAGAAGATggagattatcagaactatgtgatatattagcgcaaaaCAATTCGTACAatttgatcacacatatacttgttaagaacattcatatataaaaataaaaggtcaactagactggaaatggggggataagaatagacaaggataataataataaaaataatgtgaaaacaatttgaaacccaATCACTCTagttaataagctaatattaccagggtaggtttaaggtgagaacaaactctttttgaatacacaaagagtgtttgaatttttgtatggctaaggcttcaataaaccttagtatacgcccttttacacgtttatacaacaccacaaaagccaagttaggatcaatcttatgaaactattcgctctaatttagacaagAGTTCTTATaaaatcttatgacctgtttcgattatatattTGGCAATAGaaaatgatggatgtttattctctactcttatcggatcatttgattctatttgattctgcaaccattttggtacagaTACTTTATTGGTAACTGATATTATGTACTTTCTAATGCAAACTGTCTACATGCATTTCATAGATATATGATAAAATATGCCattctccctccctccctctctctctctctctttctctcgaGTGATAGtgcatattttaaaataaactaattgaaCAAGTATTCACCATGAAGAGTGATGATTTTAAGTTTGTTTTTGACCTTCTACTATTTTTTACACTTACTCATTAGTTGGACGTAGAAACATCACCATAGAAGTGCCAACATGGTCTCATTTATTACAACTATATACCTTCACAACTAATATAACAACATCATCACAGGATAAAATTGAATCGACAACGTCGGTCcgtaaaacattttttaaattaataaagaGTAACCATATGTCAAAAAGTGATGTCGGACTTTGGTGTCCGACTAACTGTAAACCAGGTGAAAAGTTGGCTATCATTGTGCCTTATCGAAATCGAGATGTACATTTACGTCTGTTTGTAAAACATATGCATGAATTTTTGAGAAGACAACAATTAATGTATACGATATTTGTGATCAATCAAGTAAGCTTGTATGTTGTAAAGATATATATGATTTGTTCAatagatattattatttatgagtATGATTTTCACTACCTATTGCATTGTATACTTCATGGAAATACTTTTACTCATCAAGAATTCGTTCTTTTCTTGAGTAGTTGATAGTTCCAGCTTTAGAATTTGTTAGAGTTACTTCCGATTGAAACTGTTAAGATTGTTTCTTTCAAAAACATCGATTAACTAAActgtgtgtgctactgatgtcgacagatttaagtagtatgtatcatcaatcgaaagtgaaatacctgacggtagaaggttgagaaaatcgaagagaagagaacgaaaaCAGAGTGATTGGTATTGAAACGAAGagacaatgaagtttgagacagatgattgacattttgcagacGAAGTAATTATTGTATGGTTCCCATagtttactaagagattctgttaTTTTGTATTCACATGCATTTGGTtatcctcacttgtgttctcgttcactacaatgttATTGAATAACTGGCAGAAAGTAGCTAAGATTTCAATTTCACCATATAGTTGATGCTGTCACATGATATTTTAAAACccagtttgaataaaataattattctttTCGCCAACTAGACAGATCATTTGATCATTTTTAATGAGTAAGATTTTTGTCATTTGGTGAATTACTTCATAGTTACATTAATGCTATCTGTGAAACGAAACTATTTGCTTTGTGGAGTTCAGGTTGAATGAAGCTTCCTtcaaattttcatataaaagcaTTTGATAAGGTATAAAACTTAATCACCAAGTTTTATCTTGTTTGAGAACTCACACAAAATAGGTTTGCTGAAGGTTTATTTGTACTTTTGTAAAACTTACTTTCATATGTAAAGCAATTACATATTAAACGGAAAAAATATCCCAGaaattactgaatatttaactcttaatgaacattgaaaattgGATTGATAGACTGaacagaaaaatatttatcagcATGATGTTTTGAAGAgtgttaagtttttgactgagatcatgaatcgattgatgtagGAGCACCGTtggaaacatggaagcactggatggccgtttcgtcctggtatgggacttctcaacagtgtgtatccacgatcccgcaagcaggattcgaacccaggaacttcgGTCTTGCTcgaacgcttaacccctagaccactgagccggccggcatccaacggtgataatgtctgatttcaatcaatccacggtattgcgcgaccatctttcaTTGCCTGAtatagatacctgtctctacctgacactgattagctccactggtcacggcttctcacaaTAACTCCGAGAATTCCTTCACGAAGCTAGTCACCTATGAGCACAtagtaattatcagtatggtgGTTGAAGAtagtcattaacaccgttagttgccgaccgaagatcctgggttcgaatcctgtgtgtgggatcgtggatgcgcattgttgaaaagccccatactaggacgaaactacCATCTAGTGCCtcgaagttttcaatggtggtctaacatcgatcgattcGTCAttgcaataaaaatatatttgataatcTGGAAAATTCTTTATAAGGTTCGTTTATTACTTCCCTTCATAAATGGAAAACATCGTGGAACTCAATGGTTGCATAATATTAGTCTGTTCGCTCCTCATCTTCATAGAAGTTATTCACACGATTGGATGACAAAATTGACTAGAAATTGATGATTAACTTGCTTTCAATGTCGTTTGTAATTTGTTGAGTCTGTGCTATCTTCACTTTTTATTATAATATCGAAAACGATTGCCTTTGATTACATTTCAAAACTAGTATATCAATTACACGTAAAATCTCCATTAAACCTTTTCAGTTTAAATCATAATACCCTTTCCCCCATTAAAAACTCTATTGTTCACCAATGAAAAACTCCATTTCTAATTTTCACATTTgctattattttaaattaattacaCCTATTAAGTTCTGTGCACCTGAAAAGAACGTAACCACTTATGATGGATACATTATAGTTCTGTAAGAAAACATTGTGATTCTCCATTTGCTGAAACCAATTAGGATTCGATTTTCAAATATTGTTTTGTCTCAAATGTGTTAAATTTTACAAAGTATCTGATAAATGTCATTTAATCTAAAACATAGAAACATTATTTGtaatttataagcaaagttggGTAGTGGCTATCAATGTAGTCCAGGACGCGTATTTCGCCCGATCTGGGActggtcatctggatgtacctgcaccttagagttgatgttcactctgatacttgaactcagtaccttttgcttcaaatgccatcacgttatccactcagttacagaatcctgatagccatctacttgtgcaatggggtgaagtttaattcatttggtattgtttgcttggtactcggttcgagtcctggagtgaactctgggatgcaagtacatccagctgatgagtcccatataggacggAACGCATGTCCTGAactccactgttagccactatccaacttttcTTAGAATggttgtgacttaaggcaatatcgagacaatccctacattatgcacatatgtcaataagagactgatcaattgcagtcctaaataacaatgggaagatataagcaaacaataccaagtcaaTTATTGATAATTGAAATAGATTTTAAGTTGTGAGTGTACTTAATACAACATTAtgatatttaaattcacttagtattgtttgtttgaatcttcccatcgatgtttagtactgcaactggttagtctctaattggcatatgtacatactgtgcgtatcacctcgatatagccttaattcacaagcattgttagcaaagatggatagtggctagcagtggagtccaggatgcgcgtttcgtcctatttgggattcgtcagttggatgtatctgcatctcagagttgatgttcactctgggactcgaacccactacatttctcttcaaacgccatcgcgttatccactcagctactgagtcctgatatccacttgcttgtgcaatggggtaaagttttaaattcatttagtattgtttgtttgaaccttcccatcgatgtttatgATATTTAGATTATAACAAAGTAACAAtcgaaaatatatatttatcatattgTCTTCAAATTATTATTCCCAGTGATAACCAATAGAAAAAATGCTGATGACTTTCAGTTACTTTTCATTTAAATACTCAGTTTAAATAGCCGTGATTTTTAATTCAATGAAGGATTCTCATGTTTTTGACAAGCAAACGAGAGACTAAATTACATAGATTAAACTGCACTGACTATTCTATCTTGCTAATTCCTCTTTTCAAGTAATATTGCATGAGATGTTTAAAGTTCTCACCTTAATGACGTAACACTTATCATGATTAAGCGTTATCAGTTTTATATTTTGTATCTGATACATTAACGTTTTCAAGTTCAAATAGATTTCATGCTCACTTTAACTTACTATTGCTTTCATACACTGAacacatataaactgatacttgGAATGAATCGTGTATTACTGTCCTTAATAATTCTATACCTATAGATATTACCAGAATTTTATCGAATACTGTTTTATACACATTAAAATTATGTATTTTGCCAATGAACTATCGTTATAATTTCGCTAAAGTGTATCAAAATTTACTTTTCTTTTCATGGTACATAATGACTTTTGTATAACTGTTTTTTTCAGGAAGGTACAACAAAATTTAATCGTGCATTACTAATGAATGTCGGATTCATTGAATCCTATCGAGTTGCATATTTCGATTGTTTCATATTTCACGATGTGGATTTATTGCCAGAAGATGATAGAAACATATACCGATGTTCTGAACAACCAAGACATTTAAGTGTTTCGATAGATAAATATAATTATCAGTGGGTATAAGATTTTTAGAGTGTTCATTTTGACTGAAGACTGATTTGAATTTATGATGTTCTTATCGGAATAACTTCTTTCGTTATCTCGTATGGACTTGTTAGTTTTTGTAGGTGAATGAACAGTAGTTTAGGGAATACAAGTGAATTTCTGAAATTGATCAAACGACAACATGATGGTTGATCATTTACAATTGACCAATCAATGAATGGTGTCCAATGTTTTGATTATCTAGTCATTTATTGCTTATCGAATTTATTCGATTCGGCTGCAAAATACTTCTAGCGTAAGTGGCTCGACATCGTGTGCACTATGTTTAGATATAGGGGTTGAAGGTAATCGATAGTAAAAATTAATAATGGGGACTGGACTAATATGAATCGGGTAACTACTTGGGGTTGAATCAGTCTAAATATCTCGCTTTTGAAAGAGGAAAGTTGCGGTTTGAGGAGTTTAATGATAATATCTCAAACTGTTAAGCTGGTTGATTGTAATTGTAACCTCACTGGGAACGTGAGTTCTTTTAAGAATAAAGGTATACTCTATTGAGTACCTAATAGCAAAGAACGTAGGTATGAGTTTCTTTTTTGACTACCACCGTTTGTCTAACGCGATTAATTATACTCTTATTAAATGTACTTATTTACCATGAAATATCGCCATTTTGAAGACTTAAAAAACGACGTTTGAACTTTCTGGTACAAGTCAAGACAACAGCTGGTACCATGTGTTCATTAGCACTCCAATTTACTCTTTTATCAACTTATTCCCAAATCATTAACCACTGTACAGAAGATGAGAGGTGACTAACTTATGTGTTATACAAACCTCATAACTTCATCTGATATAGACTCACATCTTCATCAATCAGTTTTGGAGCACTACGACTAATTGCTAAGTTGTTTAAACTTTCAGTAACTGAGTTGTTAGAACAGTTGGTTagtttaaaaaataacaataagaaaaacGGTAACAGTTAAAActtaacaatgaaaataatacgATTAACCTAAAACAGCTCTTTTCAACTTGATCAAGCTTTCTAGTGATGGCTATTATGACTACAAGACAAATACGACTGTCAACCTACTGATTACCGGTCACTGAACCACTGTTCAGATAGCAGTTGGAATTCCTCAAATTTTCCCTAAACATGATCTTATTCAAACATTATGGAAATGATTTTAAGATTTGCTGTTGATTGTTCATCTGGTTTTCTggtcaatgttttattttctttacaACCTCTTATATTTTAAGACTAATTTATGAAGAAAATTTCGGAGGTGTAATTGCAGTCAACCGTCAACAGTTTGAGAAAGTTGGCGGTTTTTCGAATTCTTACTATGGATGGGGTGGAGAGGATGATGATTTTTATAAGAGAATCATCTATTACAACTACAGTATTGTGCGCTATCCAGAGGAAATCGCTCGCTACATTATGCTGAGGCATGAAAGGGATGAACGAAATGAACCCAATCAAATGCGGTGTGTTCGTATTTTGTTCATAGGATGACTTCTTTTCCTCAAATATTTTTACAATCAAGATATATTCTATATTTTTTGAATCACGACTTTATAAACAGTGCgtgaaatttatattttcataagaAATTTTATGTGAGATAGTGATTAATGCTGAATGACTTTCGTACCTgagaaaattatttgtttatgtacAGTGATAATAATAGATTGATCACATTTGAATGTCAAACAGAATTTATGACCTCAAATAAAACTGAATCAATAGCTTGAAGGTCCCTTAGTGAGAATGATATCGTTTGATTGATACATTGTCTGTTCATACTGCTAAATATTCTCAAACAAATGAATCAACTCAAATACAAAAGTAAATAATAACTGAGTATCCAAAAGTGAATCCTCATGAAATAGATTTCGTGATATTGTAATGAGGAGCTATGGTCTGTCGAATCGATCAAGTAGGCAATGAGCTTGTTTACCATAAAAGGCGTTAAGAgatcataattttaatttatggTTCTAATTCCTGAATACAAGCAAACATAGGAATTCACtgatcatttattgatttttatatttttttatttcttttgaaaTTAGCTTTGAGTTACTGGAAAGTGCTGAATCTCGTTTTAATACTGATGGTTATTGGACTTCTAACTATACAGTTATAAAAGCAGATTCATTATATAATGGTCTCATTTATTGGATATCTGTTACTGTTTAAACTTATTATTACTTGAAAAAGAGAGATATTTCAAGGTAGGTTAAGTTCATTAAATGATTGTAGatagtttatttgttaaatgtATGCTGATTTATTTTATGATACTCTGAAAAGTGTTAAATTAATTTCATACTGAATCTAAGATAAGGACACTTGTTAACCCCATTTTCACCACTAAATATTACTGTTATTCCTACCATCAATCGTTATCTTTTTTCTTTAACTGCTTCTACATGCAGCACCAGAACTAACTATATGAGTTCATGAAACATTGTGAAACCATTCTTCAGAATAATATTTTGGATTTTTCAATCTCTTGATCGTGTGCCAAACCGAACGACAGGGATTACTAACTAAGGTACGAGAGTCTTGTATCATCTTTGTATAGTGTTTCTTCGAAACACGAATACAAGATTCTGTCATGGTCATCCACTTGACTTCACTTAGCCTGTATGGAGATCGGTCGCGTGTATCTGGAGATGCGAAAGAAATTTCTCGCGGTTTCGGCTTTGTAGGTATAGCTCTAAGTCTTAAAACAGTTCAGGCACTTATTGGCTGTATTCTTATCGATAGTTGCTTATGTGCTATTCTTCTCAATGGGACACTATCAACTTAGAGAGATAGTAATATACACTTCTGACACCACAGCGTTTTGTCCTACATTCTCAATGATCGCGGATGAGATGCATTTGGAAATGATTTTTACCGAAAACTTAATGGCTTGCTACAGAAAGTCACGGGTTCAGACACAGTAGtcttgtagaccatcaacgttgatgatctatgtcgaatgattggaggcctactcgagttagacgggaacggtgtaacgaacaaactaactttgaagtcacacctcgcgatcagcgCCTTAcatggattgccccatcgacgtatcaagggatcatggatgctcgaagactgtacaacacaaaggacgttattacaggaatatattagttaaagtagatacaagcaaAAGTAAAActactgccgcatgggccagtccatggcgtatgattaactgatgcgcgttgattgccCTTGACCTTGActgggatcgatgatctgttcgatatttagtgacccaactgccggaggatttggctagggttcagtgataTTTCACTGGTTCTACAGTCTTTACTAATGGTTTTGACATCCACGTTTTTGGACTAAGTTCACATAAATAACAATTAGGTGAAGTTTATAAATTTTCAATCGAAGGAACATATCACGGTGACAATCTACTATACTTATGCTCAAATAACCGATTATTCTTAACAAGTAGAAATCGTTCATAATTGTTCAGATTAACCATTTGATCTTGAATTTCAGTATATGTTCAAACACATTAACAATAATTTCATCTTTAATAAAAACTTTGGACGATTACAAATGTCTAAATTATTGATTCTGTTCATCTTAGTTGTACatgtacaaaaacaatttatcAGTTAATTTCAACAATAGTAACATTATTAAATTTCAAGAGTCAATTGCTACCTAACAGTTTGATGAAATTATCCccaagaaataataaataaacattttttctttcattctctTACATCCTCCAATGATTATAGTGAAGGTGACAATTTTCGATGTCACTGTGAATATCTGTATCtacttcaaatatattttttgtacacTATTAAATTTGAATCTAAATTTTTGTTCAAATTTTCTTCTGTTATTAAAATGTGTCATGTGGAATATGTATACGAATGCAGTACATACGAATGCATAAAATCGATTTATCACAGTGTAGTGACTGATGTCATATTTGTAAAGTTATTTAGTAATAATCGAATTCTCTTGATCAGGTTGTGATGTGGATGTTAGTGCAAATGACTTGACATTGGGTTCACCATGTTCAGATATTAAGTGGTTGGAAGATGTCTACAGGAAATCTCAGACTTCGGTTTCACATTAGTTGGAACTTAACAGCATGGGGTACCTGTAGACTTGTGGGAACTTATGTTCTCTATGGAATTACAGGAACGCCTCTATGGTATTGTGAGGATCCATCGGTTTCATCCTCAATAAAATTCCTTTTTATAATCGCGATAACAACTCATTATATAAACTCACTGCAATTTAAGGAATGGAAAATTTGAGGTACGAAGGGAAACAAGTTATGATAGAGCATTTAAAGTATATAGTTATGCTACTGGTTTCCTGTCATGTCCAAGTATTTAAATAATATGACCTTGAATACTACTTTTGTGTCGACTAATATGATTCATTATGCAATTCAAACAGAAAATATTGTAGCTGttaataaatcctcaaaatgaac
This genomic interval from Schistosoma mansoni strain Puerto Rico chromosome W, complete genome contains the following:
- a CDS encoding putative beta-1,4-galactosyltransferase, which translates into the protein MSKSDVGLWCPTNCKPGEKLAIIVPYRNRDVHLRLFVKHMHEFLRRQQLMYTIFVINQEGTTKFNRALLMNVGFIESYRVAYFDCFIFHDVDLLPEDDRNIYRCSEQPRHLSVSIDKYNYQLIYEENFGGVIAVNRQQFEKVGGFSNSYYGWGGEDDDFYKRIIYYNYSIVRYPEEIARYIMLRHERDERNEPNQMRCVRILFIG